The sequence below is a genomic window from Rhinolophus sinicus isolate RSC01 chromosome X, ASM3656204v1, whole genome shotgun sequence.
tgtctccccattttggctgccactgtgtgtttgtttctatgtattaggtagtgtTGCAATGCCTCCCAGTCtttgtagagtggccttatgtagtaggtgtcccaGGGGGGCCAAGTAGCATAGTATCCTTTGttacctgagccaggtgttccaggtgtgttACTTGTGTGGGTTgggtgtgtcctcctgttgtagctTAGCCTTGATTGTTATTTGCATGgcagtggaagggattgacctttggtctgattggttgtgaggcctggctgtgactacaatgaAGGGGCTGTTGTATAGGGGTTGACCCTGTGAAGCAGAATTTGtttcagcaggactctggtgcctgcccagtctgccctttgggtgtgcccaTGCATGCAGTTGTGTGGTACTCTAGCTTGGGGTGGTGCTCACATGCCGGACCAGGGACAtcctgggaggggctctgctGCAGGACCAGTTCAATCACAgactgtgccctgcctggggccacctggcatgagctacaaagcaatcctcagatgCCAGACTCCCACACTGGACTTtgaggtgcctgggagaagccAATCAGCCAACCGAtgccggctgccactagtgcctggcttggggctgctcagtaCAAGTTATGGGGCATGCAaaggccagatactgcttgtttgggtttcattaacctttgagagattttaggaaagtctgtagcatgagccaagacaggctgtttgtatggaaaagccactggacgCGGCATGGATGGGCCTGCAAGTTGGATGGGGCGGGGTCTcaaggagtcaccagggtggggcaaagaGTGTTATCCAGGTTGAGGgggactcagatatggtggctgcctgggTCTGCGggccaggaaggggagggggctcAACAAAGAAGTAATGGATTCTGTAtgggagaaagcttcccctccagccctccgcctgcagccagacaattcagttttcCCCTATATATCATTGgggccttttgagctgctgtcccagcgcTGGAGCTGAGAGCAAGTGAGCCCATCAGTGAGTAAAGGGCCCAGTGTGCACagggccctttaaaaggaatgcctggcactccagcagccctccgtctcactcagccacaatttctgctggtttaCACAGCCAGAGGTTGTGAGGACTCCTCTTCTCggcactggaacactgggctggggagcctgatgtgggactgggacccctcattcctcaggggagacctctacagctgagatatccctccctatttttaacCACCACTCCCAGGTTTGGGACCAGCACATTCTGCATCttcacctctcctaccagtctcagtggcttcatctgtgttttcttcattgtaggacttcagttcagctaatCATCAGGCTATTCTCCaggatggttgttctgtagtttatttgtaattttgatttggtcatgagaggaggcaagcacagtgtttacctactctgctatcttgactGAAGAtcccaaatattatttatttatttttttaaatttattggggtgacaattgttagtgaaattacatagatttcaggtgtacaattctgtattacgtcatctataaatcccattgtgtgttcaccacccagagtcagttctccttccatcaccatatatttgatctcccttgccaaatatatttttaaaagccagtatTCCAAGAACAATGAGCagagacaaataaatatttaaaatctctcCCTCTAGGCTATATTTCATGAAATCTGCTTTCTCATGGGTCCAAGAAAGATGATGGATATTAGTAGCTGAGAAGAGGGGAAGTAAAGAGATAGGCTGTTTACCTTTGCTCTAGGAGAagtcaaagaaatagaaacagaaatagtTGCTCCAGGAGAAGATAGATCCCCTGGAAATCAGAGGAAGACAAGTTTTGGCAAAatgaaaatccattttcttttgttttctggcatTGGCATAGAAAAAATGAGTGACAAATCTGGTGTgctgaggagaagggagagaggctgGTGCACTCTTGCATCACTGCTAGTGGGAGGGAAACTTGAGGACCATGGCTCGTTGGTGACATCTATCTCAGGTGACCAAAAATTGTGGACAGGTGGTCTTTTTGGTCCCTATTGGCCCTTATTAACCTTAAAGAGACGTGTTTATAGTCGAGTGAAGAAGGAAGAAACTACTCTGGTTGTGTGCAAGTTGGTGTGATAGTGAATATTGCTCTCAGGGTGGAGTCAGGGTGGGGTTAGGGACAGAGAACTGAAGGGACAGAGTCAGCTTTCCTTACACCCCCAGGCTACCCACCAGTgcattttagttttctaaatggTGCATGGCATAGGGGGAGAGCTGAGGCTGGGATCTGGGAGTGAAAGGTGAGAATCTTTGACAGAGTCCTAAATCAATAAAAGGTAGGAACTATGACCTACTATCCAGCACTAAATGTTCACCAACCCTTATTGGATTGCTTGCTACCTATAGGGGGCGGCACAactcaagagaaagaaagaggaagaccaaTTAACAAGATTTCTAgtacaaaatgaacatttcttcAGGAAATGTGGGGCCTGAACCCGTCACAAGGGGGTGGTAGAAGCAAGCATGAAATCATTACCTGCTTTTCTACTCTTATGGTATCTCAATCCTTTTTGGCTCTGGGGAAGCAGCTTCAATATTTATGGGGCAGAAATTAGGGGTGGGGCAGAAATTAGGGGTAGAGCAGAAAAGTGGGAATTTGGGGGGAGAGAGTGAGGTAAAGATAGTAGATGAGGGCAAGGGAATGGGAAAGGAGGGTATTTGGGGGTGGAGTGGAGGGGTGGTAAAGTGGCTGGAGGGCAGGGTGGAAGGGACTCCTGAGGCCTAAATGGGAGATATTTGAAAACTAGATTACTCATTCTGGAGAGAGGGCACTTATGTACATCTACCAATCTCCATTCTTCCTTGTCTGTCTACCTGTAGGCATAGATCTAgtcaaggaaggaaggagttgCTCCACACATTATGATATCCTGAAGACAAGGGTTGGAGATAAGGATGTTTGAGTCCGAATACAGGGTTTAGAAGCAAACCAGCTTCTCTTCCTCCCAGCTTGTATTCTTCTCCACTCTTACCTTGGCGCTGGAAAACTCAAATGTACCTTTACGAAAACAGTGGGAATAAGCTTAAGGGAGATAAAAGCCAGAggagaaacatttgaaaattaagacCCTAAATCAGGAAAGAGAGATACTGATACCCTTGCATCCTGAGTTTTGGCATGTCTAGCTGCGAAGACTGAGATCAAAGTTCTATATGTTTGCATTGCCCCTAGCACCATGTCGGATGGCAGTTAGTGCGGTTCGTGTCCAGAAAAAAATGGTCCAAAAATCTCCTTCCCAGAGCATCAAAACTAGATGGCTTTTTCAACAGTGGGAACATTTTGTGATTTGTCAAAGATGTTGAATATGCTCAAGTTATTTATTTAGTGAAACCACATCTGGAGGTCAAGGCCAGAAGTTGCTAGCGTTCACTCACTAATCAGGGGAGTGTACAAACACagcaaaaaaagaacagaggagGAGTGAACTTCAGACAGGGGAGAGGACAGGAAAGGGCTCTGGAATTTATTCAAGGATCCAGGAAGAGCCAAGCCCTGGGGATGAGGCTGACATGAAGCATAAGTACTGAGGACCCCCAAAAGAACATGGTGCCAAAACAAGAAGACATTTTCCCTAATTAAAATGATGACTTTTTGTGATGCTTGCAATATAAAAAATGTGATTTCTGTTTTTGGCTTCTCCAGGTGTCCGTTCATTCAGGGAAAAATGTCGTTTGTTCAGCCCAAGGATGCCGGTTTTTCATTTAGCCACAATATCAATAGTCATTTGGCCAGCCTCTCCATTGTCGGAAACACGATCCCCATTCGTGTCCCCGCTGTTAAGGAGAAGGCTTTATGTGCCCTGGATAACGTGAATGCCAGTGTGGAAAATCAGGGCCAGATTAAGATGTACATCAGCGAAGTGTGTCAGGGGACTGTGTCACATTGCTGCAACTCATTTCTGCAGCAGGCCGGATTAAATTTGTTAATAAGCATGACAGTTATTAATAACATGCTTGCCAAGTCCGTTTCAGACTTGAAGTTgttttctttgatatcagagggaagTGGCCGTGCTGAGGTTCAGGTTTTGCAACCGTTGATGGGTTTGTCTGAAAAGCCAGTCTTGGCAGGAGAATTGCCGGGTGCCCAAATGCTGCTCTCATTCACGTCCCTCTTTATCAGGAACAGAAACAGACAGGCTCCCGTGGACACCCTGGCCTCTTAAATGGCCATCTCGCACAGAATGGGACTGAGTCTGCCTAAAACTCGTTTGGTGAACACACAACTTGTGTTCTCATTCAAAGACTCTGCAGTGGGTGCTACAGAAGATCCATTCTTAGCCGATCATCACATCATGGGGGGCAAGTTACACTTGCTAAATCGAGGACCACACTCTTATTGGCCAGGCAGGGGTTCCCACAGAGCTTTGAGTAACTTCTTGGTTTTGCAGTCTGCGGGCAATGCACATTGTAAATTACTCCCTTCTTCCTGTGGTAAAGGGCTCATTTCAGCTGCCAGCCTTGGATAAAGAACATCATATTATAGCATCACGAAGGATGCCTTGCTTGTGGTGGTGTCCCTGTCCAAGCTGCACCATTTTGTGGAGACTAGACATGTATGGGAGCTTGTGCTGAAAATGCATTTCTTGCTGCATAGGTTGAATTCTTTTTCACTTACTCTTCCCTCTACACGAGCTGATGGATGGTGACCCTATTCATCAAAAAAGTACACTACCCTTCTATGTGCTGTACTGACAACCTCATTCACCCAAGTCTACATTTGTGTGTATTATCAATAAACTTTTGTGCTTTGATTGGCAAAAACAAGACATGGTTCTTGTCGTTGAGTTTACAGTCTGCATGAAGAGAAAGGCAAAACTACACAATAAATGATAATTAACTGGGGCATTTGCTCCCTGACAAATGCACGCTTATCAGGGCTCACAGGAGGCAGAGGTAGAGATGGGCTGCATTGTTCAGGATAAACCTCAAGAAGCGGTTGGGGGCTGGGGGCGAGTGGTGGGTGTCAAAGGGGGTTTGGTGGAATTAGGATGGAATGTTGGGAGGACTAAAAGAGACAACACCTGTGAAGCAGGCAGCACAGTGCCTGTCACCTGGCACAAGAAGTCCCTCGATGAAGGTGTCCTTCCTTGACTGCTGGTATACAGGGGAAAGTCAGTATCCTCGGGTTTGTCTACATACACATCCTTGGGGGCCACTCGCCAACCCATCCCTGCACCTTTAATGCCCGATTATAACAATAATGGTTGCCACTCGCTGAGTGTCTATTTTGTGTAGTTCTCTTCTGGGAAGCAGCTGTTAAACCTACTCGCAGACCCCTCCCTTCCTTGGGAGCCCAAGACCAAATTCCTGGCAGAGTGAGAAGGGTTGGTTGGCCTCTGATTCCACCGGGGGAAGCTCCCTTCTGCCCTGTGCTTAGTTCCTTCGGTGGGATCCAGGAAGGGAGCCCCCGATGAACTCCCTGTGGGGTGGTTCAGGCAGGCGCTGAGGGTGCTTGGAATGGCTGTGACTGTTCCATCCATCCTCCCCTCCATCCAAGCTCCCGTCACCctttgggggaaagaaagagcccagccctgcccactgaACCCCTCCAGGGAAACGGGCAACTCATTCCGCCACCCCCTCCCAATATTTTCAGACCCTTTCCTGCATCACAAAAGCCGGGTTCCTGCACGTTTTTGATGTGTCCAGAAATAGTCCTCTTCCTCAAAGCCTTGGCCAACAAGTAGACAAGAAAATTCCCTTGGGCAGAGCTGCTTCTGCGACCGGTGCCCTCTCCTGGTATCCTGGGATGTTGCTTTGGGCCACTGTGCCCCGGGCATCAGTGCTCGCTGAGTGCTCTGCCTCCTGACTGCTCTCCTCAATAGAGAGTGtagttttattctattatttctcCCTTCTCCAGGAGTTTGGGTTACAGGTCGGTTACAACTCTCCTGCTTGTACCCATTGCCCTACACTTCAGGCCGTCTAGTGGGCATGGGTGTCCACCAGGTCCCAGGGCCTTCTCTGGGGATCCGCCAACTTGCAGTGGGGACGCTACCTCTTCCCAGGTCCTGGCGCCTTGGACAGCCAGCATATGATTTGAGGTTGCTCAGTCCCCAGCAAGGTTCACCCCCCTGGGGCTTTTTTGCTGGCTCTGGGGCCCTGTCTTATTTCCTAAGAGCTCCTAATGTGACCATCCCTTTCTCCCAAGTGAGCCTCATGTGGGCTGGGCAGTCAGTTTTCCACGTAGGATTACCCTACACACAGCTCCTGCATCTACTTGCCCCAGTGTAGTCAGCTTGGCCCAGGCTGTCTTCGGTGACACTTCACTGCTCAGTCTCTTTAATCTCAGCACAGAGGCAGAg
It includes:
- the LOC141569696 gene encoding protein ARMCX6-like translates to MMTFCDACNIKNVISVFGFSRCPFIQGKMSFVQPKDAGFSFSHNINSHLASLSIVGNTIPIRVPAVKEKALCALDNVNASVENQGQIKMYISEVCQGTVSHCCNSFLQQAGLNLLISMTVINNMLAKSVSDLKLFSLISEGSGRAEVQVLQPLMGLSEKPVLAGELPGAQMLLSFTSLFIRNRNRQAPVDTLAS